The Polyodon spathula isolate WHYD16114869_AA chromosome 10, ASM1765450v1, whole genome shotgun sequence genome contains the following window.
GTAACCTATATTAAAATGTATCCctcatcaaaaacaaaagcattacttTACATATTGTTTTCGCACAACAAGCTGAGCTTCTGCACAAAGCAACCGCTTTGAGACAATCCCATAGGCCACCAGTCCAATTCCAAGTTCAGCAACATTGGTTACCAGGCAACTACAAATTTCAACACTGAAGTATATCAATGTTCACCTAAGAAATCTCCCTGATGacagctattttgtttttgtgtagacACAGATACAGGTTGGATCCACAGTAACATTACTGGCAGATGGACAAAGCAAAGTGGAAGGTGCTTTCCTACAGTAGGTGTTTCAGTGCTGCCGTGCAGAACTAGCTTACAGTTTGCGCACACGTGTGCTGCTGGCTGCTTTCCCTCCAGCAGCTACACATTGTCAAAGTGTCTTCCAGTAAGCACTAACTGAAGGCCTGGTCATACCGCCCTTTTACCATCATGTTTAGTAAAGGACCCACCTGTAGAAAAGGAAGAAACGCCACCATGAGTAGAGCAAGACAGTTTATGAATGTTTTGTgatgaaatggttttgtaaaaagatttgtttttaaaaactttcaaGGATAAGTAAGACAATAGTCATAAAAATAAGCATCCTGAAACATTTGACATAAATACCTCTTGTGGCTCCCCAAGAGCTTCTCCCAGCATCTTCTCTATATTCCTCATGATAGCCACCTTTTGATGAGCTTTCAGAGGGTACTCTATCCTCTTTGGGGTGGGTGCTCCCTGGGGGTGGGGTTAGAGAAACTGATTACAACAAGGAACGCATATGAACTTGGAGGTCCATCAAGCTGCCAGAATAGTGCCAATAAACCGCACAGTTAATTCAGTATTTAACAGTTAAATTTACTGTAGCGTTTCTGGGAGAACAGATTTCATGGTAGATGCGGGTGTCAATTATTAACATCATCATAATTTAAATGACCATATAAGGAccatcttttatatatataatgatatataatatatatatatttatatatatatatatatatatatatatatatatatatatatatatgcacaaagcAGACAGCAAAATGTACAggcatacatacatatgtacaaACGTACAATGCACAAAGTGTAAACCTAAGCCACTTAATCTGAATATTAGGAGTATTTTAAGCCTACAGGGTTTGCATGTGTTCTTTATTTGAAACTCAACAGGGTGCCACTACTGACAGCAACTAAAACAAATGATCTGTACAATATTTCCTCCCAATAATCATAACTGTGGAATCAGGTGTTTATTATCACCCGCAGGGGATGACATTATGGTATGTgtatatatctggaaaactgcttatCTTGAGAAAACAAGAAGTCACTTTAATCTGCTTTACCATGATACCCACACCTCATCAGCTTACCTAATGACATGTGGGTCTTAAATACTACTTAtctaattttcattaaactattaaTACTTATTAATTCCAGACTATTCTGTAtatagagtatttaaaagactGAGTTCACTGCATAACGAATTGGAAATGTACTAATCCCCTCTGAATGAGTGACTACCACAGTGTAAACTACAGATCCAGAAACTCTGAGTTAGTTTTGGAAGGAGCACCTGCAAGTTGTCTGCTATAGCCAGCAATCTGATTCCATATTTCCTGAACATTCTAGGATAATGGTCCTAGTTTACTCTAGTTTCTAGGTTGAGAGAATGGTGcatgggcagttttttttttttttttccctctcaaaGGTGGTGCCATTGAGTCACTGACACCAAATGCTCAGGTAGTTAagagatgattttttttaactttgcggGTACTAACTGCATGTTAGTCAGAAAATACTTAGACCCCCACCTCCCACCTCCCAATTATGGCCAGGTTTTCATAGAAAAGACTGAAAGATCCTACCTTGTACCAAAAGTTAACTGTGATAGTAATTCCTCCATTCAGTAAGGATTCAATGTGATGCCACCTGAAACAGCAAAAACAGTACATAAGTGATATAACTGCAAAGCAAAAAGCAATAACACATTCTTAGTCACGTCAttcacaacaaactgaaaatcacCTTAAAAACAGAACTTGAagacatttgcattttgtttgtaaGATTTCTGATTCCCTTTCTATTGTTCCTtattcacaaaaccttttttttttttttatgtacaaggCATAAACTTCAGCTGCATCCAGGATAAAGGGGTTTAATTATGATAATAAAAAGCACTTGGGAGTGTAACAGGTATTTTAAAGCAGTAAGGGTTCTGATCCATTACAGTAAAAGCAGCTTCAGCTGGAAGAGCTCCTTATCTCTTTGCAGCAGCAACATGCTGCAAATTACTGCCTTTCACACAGAGCCTGTAACTTGCTGAAGAGTGTTAATTATCAGCCTCTGCTGTCCTCCATACTGAGCTAAATTTGCTCCTTTCCATCATGCTGGTATTATCTGTAAGTTACCCACTGATGCTTGATAACTTTGTAAATGACACGCTCTGGAGATCTGACATCTAAGCCAGTATCATCTAGAGTGCAAGACTGATCACCTAGTACTGCCTTATACACTCTGGTTCTTTGTATTTTTGGGAATATTTAGTTTCAACTGATACCTACAGTACCAGATGCTACCACCAGAAGGCCATACAGTATGTTACCGtttcaaagcatttaaaataactaacGGACGCAATGTTAAAATGACCATTGCCAGACCAGTTTTAGTTTCACTCAGATTAAACtcttttttccaaaaaaaatctacaattacAATATTTGACCACCAGGTGGAGCAAAGATTAAGGTAAAACAAAACGTCAAACAATATTTAAAgcttaaaaacacattacaggaAGTTCATTTAGCAATAACTTATCGAGTACATGGTGGAGTTATTAGGGAGCCCTTTGGCTGTAATTCACGTCCACTCACAAGTTAATACAGTTAAAAGATTGAATTATACTAATTTCAAGAAGGCAGACAGGGAAGATTTCttaaattaaagaaaagaaaatcagctGTTCAATGCAATGCAGCACAGCAGGCAGTcttaagatttcagttttttgatTAAAACATCTTTTGGTAATTTTGCTGCAGATGTGGGGATGACACCAGACGActtgtaaataatattaataaatgccCCTTACCAGTACATTGGGATGTAAAGCACATCTCCTGGACCCACCACTGTTTCATAGCCCATGACATGTTTGAAATTAGGAAACTTTTGATAGTCAGGATTTTCAAAATCAACCTAAAAATGACAGTGATTAGTAAAAAGGCCAGTTAATCAAaacatatatgaaaatatatattgtccTTAGGCCTTGTCATACTCTATAGACATTATATTCTCCTTTGGCAATATGTTCTTTAGCTTTCATATATGCCTTCTGGACTTTCTTTCAGGGCTTAAGTCTGGCTGGCTAtccaaaaaaaaatgacagagtgGCCTTAACAGCAGCTCTATGCATCTTGTCCATTGTTAAAAGTTTCTGTGTTAAAAGTGTCGACCCACTGGTGACCACATAGTTGTGGTTTTCTGCATGTGTTACAATTCCAGGAACACACTGGAACTACTCTGATATGTCGAGATGCGATCCCTCTGTTTTACCATGATTTAGATCACATTGCCAAATACATTCTCATACATTACAGACTAgagcattttttcattttaattacattccATGTTTTATGACCAGTCAGTGTGGAAACCAACTACCAAACTGAGATCCCCCCTCACCTGACTTTGTCGATCACATGGATGATGCACTGGGAATGGATATAGACATTCAAACTGATCTGGTGGAAAGAGTACACATCGTTTGTAACCTTTTATTTGAGCAAAAAAGTTCTGTTGTTCATCGTAGTGTGCTGGGGTCACATTCCCTGCGAGAAAAATGGGATCAATCAATTCAAATCACATTATCgaaaacacaatttacaaaaagttaagaatttatattttaacataaccacccaaaataaaaacaaataattataaatattaataaaacagctAAATGTAGTGCtccttaaaaataacatttaaaaaaaaaaagtaatttatttagtGAGTTTGTTTCTGAATTGTGCGGAAAAACCTGTTGTTGAAATGCTCTAATCCCAACTACATTTTACTGTGAATAACAAATTGTCCAGATAAACTGGAGAGTTTCTTGGCGAACCAGCAAGCATAGCACCATAATGGAATCAATCCAGTACCTTCCATTCCAATGAGAAGCAGGTTGGATGTCAGCTGTCCCCAGTTCCGTTTGGCTTGCTGTTTGTTAATCCAGTTCCAGTTAAATCCCAGAAAATCCACCACAATTTTCCTGCCTACAGTGTCGTTCAGTGTTTGCTGCAAATATAACCTGAAATTGTTTAAAAGTCAGTTATtcatattctttttaaaacattgcatcaacaattaaaaaaaaaaaatccagacctTTACAAATTGTGTAAAGTCTGAATTGGACTGAAACTTTTTTGGCTGATCTTTGACTGTCTTAATTAATTCTTAAAGAAACTAATGAATGAGGTAGGCCAACGATGAGGTAGGCCTACAACATGTTGTACATCAGCATTATAAAGTAAATCttgaagtaaaaaacaaaacaaaacaaattaaataaaatatctcttAAAAAATCTATTCAAGGCTAAACAATGCATTTTAGCAAGTCTATTGTAAAcgtacacgtacacacacacacaaacacacctgcAGCCTGGAGTGGGACAGATATTAGAGGATGCCTAAAGTGCCTTGTGGAATTGTGGACCTACAACTGGGTCAAACTGGCAGTGGATTTCAATCTCAAATGCTGCACTCTGGTAAAGGTCTTGACTGAGGAAGGTCTTATAAGCCTTGAACACCATCATGGACAACAGACTCAGCCTAGAGTTAATATGCAAATAGAGTGGTCCTAATAAAGGGTGTCAGTGAGTGAATGTACCTATGCATACATTGCTGGAAGTAAACAGGCAATATCTTCCAAAATTGTAGGCATATTATTGCCATATCATGAAATGCACATGTATTTGCAAGTACTGAAAGTCAGTAATCATAGACTATGGTTCTTAAAATatagcaatattctttttttctaagaCACTTGTACACTTCATTTCACTTCCACGTTTTATCAAATTTAACATCTGCTGTTCTACTGCAAGTCAGTACCAAATCTTCAGATTTGTACCTTTCCTCTCCACCAGTTTCTTCAGTCTGGTGCATCTTGTCCACAAATTCACTGAATTTCATTTCCACTCGCCTTGACATTGGTGTAAAGTTTTCAacgtttgccatttttttttcatcatagtACAAGAACTTGTGAGTTTGGGCAATGTACACTGAAAAGTCTCCATCTCCTATGCTTTCCTGCAAGAAGTCTATGTCCCATTTGAGTGCTGGATAGACGAGGTTGGTGTCTGTTAACACAACCGGttcctagaataaaaaaaaagaatgctaagCCCATTTGTTTGCGCATAACTTTATCCCCTTAAATCCACAGCAAATGAAGAATGATGCGCTATTTGTATCTGTTAAAGAAGGCTAACAAAACAGGCTACACTGCTTTCAAAATTAACTTTTAAGCTAAAATtacccttttttatatatgtaatcaCCCTTTACTTTCCCAAGTGCATTATTTGTATTCTaatagaatacaaaaataatgatgaTGAACTCCAAGTGCAGTAGAATGCTTGGAAACGTACGTATGTTATGTCTTCCAGCTAAACCCATATTATTTGCAAAAACACTACTGCAGTACCTGCTATGGCAATATTACAAGTTAACAAGCAGTACTAATCTGATCGTGGTATTACAAAACACAGTGGAATTTGATATCAGgtagttcaagagcagataagtaTTTATAGATATATCAGTGCAAGGGGAAGTGAAATATAAAGTACAGAtcgggttaagtgcaggattgaatacagtaaaacagggagCAGATACGTGcaaattaaagtgcattaaacTATGTCCCATTACCTAAACGCAATATGgaaattcaaatacatttaatggaATAACTCtagttatatttcatttttaatataaaatctcGAAAAACTTTACCAAACAACTATTTTGTTGTCTATGTTAACCAGCAAAAGGAAATAGTAAAAATAGTAAAGACGTATTGTAGgaatgtcttcttcttcttcttcttcttcttcttcttcttcttcttcttcttcttcttcacaatAATAAGTCAAGTTTCTATTAAAGCAGTTTGaaaaatttgtattattaatcaTTTCATAAGAATGTTAAAGTTCATGCCAAAAATATCAGCTCTTAAATTTTACATCACTCCATAgagttaactaattttgcttcataaagtcaaatgaagcctgatgaataatgttatgttggcatattgaattacataccgctttgtagttttcaatatacctTACAAGAAActtacaaaaactgaaaaatgtgacatttcgaaatcaaacatgaaataccgtactactattatggcttacaGTTGACTTTtgcgataccattttgtagtttctttgattacattatgttcatatagttttttttgtttgtttgtttgtttgtttgtttgttttttaatgaatatcTCAATCCTACAATGTTAGGTggttgatgcaaaactgttggccatagctgtacagcacCGAAGACACCAAACAGTTGTGTGGGTGAAGGGTGTGTTGTCTCCAGTAATTATTTCTTGCAATTGATTTCATTCCACCTTATTTCAGTTGATTGCACAGTATTTCATAGTTCTTTTTTAATAAGTCATCAACTGCAGCCAAGTTAAAATGTTGGTAAGTAGCCTACTTGACACAGCAATTGAAAGCAGCAAAGAAATGAATCAACCAACAAGAACTGGATCAGGTGAAAACATAATTGCATGATTTTAATGCTGTTGTATCCTACTATCCCCCTTGCTTATTAAATATATTGAGCAAGAAGTCTCTGGTGTCTAAAAATTTTAAATTGTCTAGCATTTACAGTCCATATTACAGTAGTTCAGCTTTCAAAAGTTGAATCatcaaataaaatactgcagcaattaaaacatgtaagaTTTTACAAATTATCATATGCTATCCATTATCACACTATCAATAGTAACCTTGTCCTTTTtcaaaaagttatatatatatcattatatatatatatatatatatatatatatatatatatatatatattataggagcTATAAGGACTCGATTATAAAACATGTTGCAGTTGACATCCTAAACTGTCCTGCTGCTTCTGGTGTATTTGAGTGCACAAAAGGTTAAACTATGAAAAGACTGAAGCAAACTTACATGAAATAAAcagaactgaacagcagctctAGCATTGCACTCCAGTACCCTACCACTAGAATGtattaaatgaatctgaactgcAGCCATTCTAAATATCACCACTGCTTACCAGTAATAAAGATAAGACCCTCGTGTGCCAAGCAAGGTTATGAATATCTGAATTCCTGTCTGGATGATGTATACAAAGATAAAGATTTCTGCTACCTGTGTTTTTCACCTGTCTGGTACTACATTCAACTGCTCCCATATATCACACGTCGCCTCATTTAACTCACACAAATCTAACACCTTGAGTGAAcatcaaaaaaacaacatgattaattgtatttatcCAAAATTACAACTCCAATAAAATACATGACAGGAAGCAGCTGGAAATGAAGAGCAGTCAGCTCTGTCAAAGTGGCTCATTTGGCCCACAAGGCTCAAATACATTTGTCAATTCCAAGAGGCTTCACTTGTGATGAGAAGTACATTCTTCATCTGTCAAGCCACAGTGACTTGATaggatttataataaaaaaaggaagcatATCATTGAACTGTAGTCTAATCATTTTAAGGATTTCCTTTGAGTATAATAAGACCTGCCTATAACGTGGTTAAAAAATAACTATAACCataacaaaaactgaaatggaTCCACCAGATATGTAAATATGTCTTATTTCTCTTCCCTCACTAAGGAATTATAAGACAAAGTGTTCCTTTGGATAGAGAGACATTCAGTTTAAAGGCATTGCCCGAACCTCTATCAGGAAGTTGAAGGGAACTACAGAATTCCCCTTGTCTAAATTCATGTCTGAATATCAATAAGaggtctttaaaaatgtattcaaaatagtGAACAACTATCAACCCCCGTTAAATATTACTGTGGATTAGGAATAACGAAATCTTCACTTTTCAATCAGTTAAATGTACCCCAACAGCACGCTATGCATCAAAATGCAGTAGGCTGCTCATGTGTGGTACAGTATAGCGAGACTCTGTAAACAAGCCTAAACAGtttctattttattaatttaaataacgGACACTGAAAAATGGTACATGCTTTCATTAATGGCAAATATGTTTTCTAGACATGCAGTCATAACACAGTCATTGCGTTAAACAGAAGAGTAGCACAAACCATACTTCCAAAACAGTACATATGCTAAAATACCTCATTGTCTATAAGCATCTCAACCCTGGGGTCGGTATGGGAGAGCCTGGGTATTGGCCGGGTCTGGAAAGGGTACTTGCGGAGCTGAGACTCGCTCCAACCCGGACACTGGACCTCTGAAAATGCGGTGCACTCCTCGGTACACGATGGTTCTCCTTCAGCCATCGCAATTGCTGCTGCAACACCATGCACACGGTATGATTCTTTTAAACTGAACCCGTTCTATAATCTGGcaagtaggtgtgtgtgtgtttttttgtttttttgtttttttgttttgtttgtttgttttttttacactgatgTTACGTTACAGTTATGTGAAACATACCAATAGCTGTTTCTGTCTGACAGTGCAGAACACGTTACAACCGCTGCAGCCTCAAAATGACAACCGAAAACTGTAAACACGCAAAACCTAACTGATGAGAGAGCACCTACAAGTTTAAAGAAAACGCACAGTAGCGTTGTCGGGCAACACAAGTTAACAGTATAGTGACACCAAGAGTTGCGACGGAATAATTGCATGTAAAAAATTCACATTGTAAAGGTGTATAGACTCCGATTACGTAGTTTGTAAATAAACcccttttatttctaattttgtattGATGGTACACGCTTagctttgtttaattattgtgaaTGCCCTTGGGTTAAAAAATAGCTTTAGTGTATTTATGAATGTTTGACTGTATTGTTACGGTGTCAGAATACCACTTAATATACTATagtgtttttaacaaaatatatatatatatatatatatatatatatatatatatatatatatatatatatatatatatatatatatatatattattaataattattattgtataattGCTAAATTATTTAACAATTGCTAAGGACAGCAACACCATGGCATACACATTATATTATCCTGCGCTTCCCTCAGTCTAAATACAATCATGTCacagaaaaaatgtgtttgaatcaTCTGCTCTTCGCCAGCGGCGCACGCATATTGCGTATTTTGTACGCGGCTTTAGCTGTGAGAGAAGAGTCAATATGGCTGCGCTTGGTGGCCGGTGGGTCAGGGCTCTTTCCAAGGGGAAAGGGACGGGCGTTACAGCCTTTATGTCGGGGACTAGGgcaggtcagttttttttttaattgcagtcaCATCATTTATGTTAAATGTTGGTATGTTTTTTCTGTGCAAACGTATAGAAACCCAATAGGTCACATAGAACTACTTACTCAGTATCTGCCAAGCAGTAACCTTGGGACGCTTAAGAACAACAGCAACCTAATTCATtttaacagtatatattttaccaAACTAAATCTTCTGAAAAATaactattaagaaaaaaaataagcattcaaTTTTTAGAAGtaccagacagagacagacattATGTAAACGGTCTCAAAATGTGTGGTTTATTAGTTGTGTTAATCTGGCCGTCCAATTTCAGGTACAAGAAAATAAACACCATCTGTATTCTGTCATTTTAACTTTTAGCCTCTGGAATTTCTAAGGACATGCTACCAGGACCGTATCCAAAGACACCTGAAGAAAGAGCAGCCGCTGCCAAGAAGTACAATATGAGGGTGGAGGACTACGAACCATACCCTGATGACGGAAGGGGGTATGCTCTTTTGAgaaccatttaaaacatgttgtaaagATGAAGCTGTGGGATGAGAGTAATAGAACACTAACTATTCATGTGAAGGAGTACTACTTTAGCTGCTGCCTCTATTGTCATTACTATACCTAGTACAGGTTTAAGGTATATCTTGGAAAGCCTTTACCCACTTACACCAGACACCAGACACCATGACCCACTAGCTGGAGGAGCTGCCACATGCTGTATTGGCATTGCCTGATATTTGTTGGAAAgcagtatttgtgattatatcaTGAACCACAGTAAATAGTTAATCATATTATTCTACAGTTATGGTGACTACCCAATGCTCCCAGATAAGTCACAACATGAGAGAGACCCCTGGTATTCCTGGGACCACCCAGACCTGAGGAAGAACTGGGGAGAGCCGGTATGAAATAGCATCTTTTATTTCACTGCATGGCATCTTAAGCAGTTCAACCCTTGTGTTAGCCATTAAATATCCCTGTTTGTATTACTGGACTCCTAatgaatgtgtcttttttttttttttttttacatttacaatgactTGAAGATTTATGGTTTTAGTTTAGACTCGTGTGGTAActtggaaaaaaaagaatatttactGAGGGAAACAAAATTATAATGTTTGATATTCTTTAGTAAACTAGTTTGATTATAGAAACAACTGGTCACTTAATGTGCTTGGGGTTAATGTTGGCTTTCCTCCTAGATGCATTGGGATTTCGACATGTTCATCAGGAACCGAGTGGATACATCTCCCAGCCCGGTCCCTTGGAATACAATGTGCAAACACTTGTTTGGGTTTGTTGGCGTTATGCTCTTAATGTTCTGGCTTGGGGAAACATTCCCAGCCTACCAGCCTGTGGTAAGTTTGAAAGGAAATTTATTTTCTTAAGGACACAGTTTATGCTCATTTTCCAACTGTTTCCTTGAGAATCAgaatgtattccttttttttaataaaaatatttagatCACTGTTTCTTAAAATGAAGATttattattgtatacatttactgTTCCTTTTAATCCTGAGGGAAAATATTAGTGTACAAAATTAAAACCTCAAAAACTAATATTGAGAGAGTTGTGCTAAGATGATGC
Protein-coding sequences here:
- the hif1an gene encoding hypoxia-inducible factor 1-alpha inhibitor, with translation MAEGEPSCTEECTAFSEVQCPGWSESQLRKYPFQTRPIPRLSHTDPRVEMLIDNEEPVVLTDTNLVYPALKWDIDFLQESIGDGDFSVYIAQTHKFLYYDEKKMANVENFTPMSRRVEMKFSEFVDKMHQTEETGGEERLYLQQTLNDTVGRKIVVDFLGFNWNWINKQQAKRNWGQLTSNLLLIGMEGNVTPAHYDEQQNFFAQIKGYKRCVLFPPDQFECLYPFPVHHPCDRQSQVDFENPDYQKFPNFKHVMGYETVVGPGDVLYIPMYWWHHIESLLNGGITITVNFWYKGAPTPKRIEYPLKAHQKVAIMRNIEKMLGEALGEPQEVGPLLNMMVKGRYDQAFS
- the ndufb8 gene encoding NADH dehydrogenase [ubiquinone] 1 beta subcomplex subunit 8, mitochondrial, with product MAALGGRWVRALSKGKGTGVTAFMSGTRAASGISKDMLPGPYPKTPEERAAAAKKYNMRVEDYEPYPDDGRGYGDYPMLPDKSQHERDPWYSWDHPDLRKNWGEPMHWDFDMFIRNRVDTSPSPVPWNTMCKHLFGFVGVMLLMFWLGETFPAYQPVAPKQYPYNNLHLERGGDPNKQPEEEKHYEI